In the Candidatus Cloacimonadota bacterium genome, ACGATTTTGGAATATCCGACTTATCCCAAACTACTTTTTGTCTCGGATATTGCCGTTATCCTGCAACCGGATCTCAAACAGAAAATTGCAATGACCAATTATCTGATCGAGATTTGTCACAAATTTGAGATCGAAATACCAAAAGTAGTGTTATTAAATTGTTCGGAAAAGGTTGCAATGGACTACCAGAATTCTTATGATGCTGCCATCATCTCAACAATGAACAGAAGAGGACAGGTAAAAGGCGGGATCGTGGATGGGCCAATGGCAATCGATTTGGCAATATCCAAAAAATCCTGCGAAACCAAAGGATTCGATAGTCCTATAAATGGAGAAGCAGATGCCATCGTTTTTGGAAATATCGAAGCCTGCAATTCCTTCTATAAAGCCGGAGTGTATCTGGCGAATGCAAAAATGGCAGGTGTTCTGGTTGGAGCTAAAGCTCCAGTTGTTCTCACTTCGAGAAGTGACAGCGATTCATCAAAATTATATTCGATCGCAGTTGCTGCTTTAACGGGATAATAAATTTTTAGAATAAATTTGATCTTGAAAAGAAAATTTCTTGACATAAGAATTCGATTTTTTTCTTAAAATTTCTTTTATGAAAATTATAAAGAATCTTGTTGTAATAGCAAAGCGAAAGATATATTTGGAGTCAATATGAAAAGCATGAGAAGACCTTTCACAATCAACCTTGAAACTGAATTAATTAAAAAATTAAAAAAAATTGCAAAACCAAGTGGAATTTCAACATCAGAATTAGTAAATCGTATCCTCTTAAATTTTTCTAACAATTTTGAGGTGGTGAACAAAACAAAAAAATCTACAAAAACCAAAGCAACTACCAAGGATGACAAAAAATATCTCGAATATCTGGATTCTGTATTGAAAACGCTGACAGATTCCAGTGTTCCTAAAAAATCAAAAGAATTTATGATCGGAAAATGATTTAATAGTTCTGCATAATCGTGTGTGTCATCCTGAGTCCCGAAGGCTTTCGGGATTGCTTTTCTCTCGAAGGAATTCCACAAACAATAAGATTCTTAATCTTGATAGAAGAT is a window encoding:
- a CDS encoding phosphate butyryltransferase; protein product: MPITKLDQVLDRLHKLEKRTIAVVAAEERDILTAVKKAKDQDLVNVILVGDKHKIQKIANDINFNISNIELIDEKEPRLSARIAVQLIRERKAGVLVKGLISTADYLKEILNKQTGIMPPKSILSHVTILEYPTYPKLLFVSDIAVILQPDLKQKIAMTNYLIEICHKFEIEIPKVVLLNCSEKVAMDYQNSYDAAIISTMNRRGQVKGGIVDGPMAIDLAISKKSCETKGFDSPINGEADAIVFGNIEACNSFYKAGVYLANAKMAGVLVGAKAPVVLTSRSDSDSSKLYSIAVAALTG